The following are from one region of the Siniperca chuatsi isolate FFG_IHB_CAS linkage group LG13, ASM2008510v1, whole genome shotgun sequence genome:
- the ndufv2 gene encoding NADH dehydrogenase [ubiquinone] flavoprotein 2, mitochondrial — MFLSAAFRSAVSQTARQVRSLHGSAARAGAGGIFVHRDTPDNNPDTPFEFTEQNKKRIEAIISMYPVGHKQAATIPVLDLAQRQHGWLPISAMNKVAEVLEIPPMRVYEVATFYTMFLRQPVGKYFIQICTTTPCMLCNSDSILEAIQNKLGIKVGETTPDKMFTLIEVECLGACVNAPMVQINDNYYEDLTPKDIEDIIDELKAGKVPPPGPRNGRFSCEPAGGLTSLTEPPKGPGFGVRADL; from the exons atgtttttgtctgctgcttTTCGCTCTGCAGTATCGCAGACG GCAAGGCAGGTCAGGAGTCTGCACGGGTCTGCTGCTCGTGCTGGAGCAGGTGGCATCTTTGTG CACAGAGATACTCCTGACAACAACCCTGATACTCCTTTTGAATTCACCGAGCAGAACAAAAAG AGGATTGAGGCGATCATTTCAATGTACCCTGTTGGACACAAGCAAGCAGCCACCATCCCAGTGTTGGATCTAGCCCAGAGGCAACATGGATGGCTCCCTATCTCCGCCATGAACAAG GTCGCTGAGGTGCTGGAAATCCCTCCAATGAGAGTGTATGAAGTAGCGACATTCTATACAATGTTCCTGCGTCAGCCCGTGGGAAAATACTTCATTCAGATCTGCACAACAACACCCTGCATGCTCTGCAACTCAGACAGCATCCTGGAGGCCATCCAAAACAAACTGG GTATCAAGGTTGGAGAGACTACTCCAGACAAGATGTTCACACTAATAGAAGTGGAATGCCTGGGTGCTTGTGTGAATGCTCCAATGGTCCAGATCAATGACAACTATTAT GAGGACCTCACACCTAAGGACATTGAGGACATTATTGATGAACTTAAAGCAGGCAAAGTCCCACCACCTGGGCCCAG GAATGGGCGTTTCTCCTGTGAGCCTGCAGGTGGATTGACGTCTCTAACAGAGCCTCCTAAAGGACCAGGCTTCGGTGTAAGAGCGGACCTGTAG